In Haloarcula salinisoli, a genomic segment contains:
- a CDS encoding Gfo/Idh/MocA family protein — protein sequence MSGIDVGVVGISEGNGHPYSFASIVNGYDDAGFRASDWSVIHDYLAEKDPSEFGFDGVEVTQAWTQDPEETDTLCRAAKIPTAADSLDGMADAVDAVLVARDDYETHLEMAEPFLDRGIPTFVDKPLALDPDEVAAFEPYLRDGLLLSCSGFRYARELDGPRADTAQYGPITLVDGVVLNDWSKYGVHLLDAVFGVLDARPETVTATGSQPTTVTITTTGEATVQIAALGDAPITFDVSFYGRDEVTRHRLRDNFRAFRRTLWHFFEMVRTGEPAIPPRETLDVIRTVVAGRRSLSTGDTVAVEDVTF from the coding sequence ATGTCCGGGATTGACGTTGGCGTCGTCGGTATCAGCGAGGGCAACGGCCATCCGTACTCCTTTGCCTCCATCGTCAACGGCTACGACGACGCCGGGTTTCGGGCGTCGGACTGGTCGGTCATCCACGACTACCTCGCAGAGAAGGACCCGTCGGAGTTTGGCTTCGACGGTGTCGAGGTCACACAGGCCTGGACACAGGACCCCGAGGAGACCGACACACTTTGCCGGGCGGCGAAGATACCCACCGCCGCGGACTCGCTCGACGGGATGGCCGACGCCGTCGACGCGGTGCTGGTCGCCCGGGACGACTACGAGACCCATCTCGAGATGGCCGAGCCGTTTCTCGACCGCGGGATTCCGACGTTCGTCGACAAACCGCTGGCGCTGGACCCCGACGAGGTGGCCGCATTCGAGCCATATCTCCGGGACGGACTGTTGCTGTCCTGTTCGGGGTTCCGGTACGCCCGGGAGCTCGACGGGCCACGCGCCGACACAGCCCAGTACGGCCCCATCACGCTCGTCGATGGCGTCGTGCTCAACGACTGGTCGAAGTACGGCGTCCACCTCCTCGATGCCGTCTTCGGCGTGCTCGACGCTCGCCCGGAGACGGTGACGGCCACTGGGAGCCAGCCCACGACGGTGACTATCACGACGACTGGCGAGGCGACCGTCCAGATAGCGGCGCTGGGGGACGCGCCCATCACCTTCGACGTGTCATTCTACGGGCGGGACGAGGTGACGCGACACCGGCTCCGTGACAACTTCCGGGCGTTCCGCCGGACGCTGTGGCACTTCTTCGAGATGGTCCGGACCGGGGAGCCCGCAATCCCGCCCCGGGAGACGCTGGACGTCATCCGAACCGTCGTCGCCGGCCGACGGTCGCTGTCGACCGGTGACACCGTCGCCGTCGAGGACGTCACGTTTTGA
- a CDS encoding formyltransferase family protein: MDVVFLGANNAGFEIYEWLCARDGVRVHALLTRPDQLSLVRELAPDLVVACGFEHVVPPEILAVPDEGCLNVHPGLLPETRGYNPNVWSIVENRPAGVTIHYMTEAVDEGDIVARRTVETSFADTGRTLYERLEAACVDLFSDTWPAIEAGEVDASAQDDGEAAWHTKAEFSELCELDPEAEYTVRELLDRLRALTFPPFDNAYVDVDGERYYLELSITPESETDDAEGAGLLDAY, encoded by the coding sequence ATGGACGTCGTCTTTCTCGGTGCGAACAACGCCGGCTTCGAGATATACGAGTGGCTCTGTGCCCGCGACGGCGTGCGGGTCCACGCGCTCCTGACCAGGCCCGACCAGCTCTCGCTCGTCCGGGAACTCGCGCCGGACCTCGTCGTCGCCTGTGGGTTCGAACACGTCGTTCCGCCGGAGATACTCGCCGTTCCGGACGAGGGGTGTCTGAACGTCCACCCCGGCCTGCTGCCCGAGACTCGTGGCTACAACCCGAACGTCTGGAGCATCGTCGAGAACCGGCCGGCCGGCGTGACGATTCACTACATGACCGAGGCCGTCGACGAGGGCGACATCGTCGCCAGACGAACGGTCGAGACATCCTTCGCCGACACCGGTCGGACGCTGTACGAGCGCCTGGAAGCGGCGTGTGTCGACCTGTTCAGCGACACCTGGCCGGCTATCGAGGCCGGCGAGGTCGACGCCAGTGCACAGGACGATGGTGAGGCGGCCTGGCATACGAAAGCCGAGTTCAGCGAGCTCTGTGAACTCGACCCCGAGGCCGAGTACACCGTCCGCGAACTGCTCGACAGGCTACGGGCGCTGACGTTTCCCCCGTTCGACAACGCCTACGTCGACGTCGACGGCGAGCGCTACTATCTGGAACTCTCGATTACGCCCGAGAGCGAGACCGACGACGCCGAAGGTGCCGGTCTGCTCGACGCCTACTGA
- a CDS encoding SDR family NAD(P)-dependent oxidoreductase: protein MSDPDPLLITGASSGIGRSLAKRFAGEYHVIGVARRIERMTDEYADEPWVTPYELDLSDAAAVSETLAELQAEFGTISHLINNAGVNRGDTLLDADERDLRLSMEVNAFAPVQILQALLPGMRERDFGRVINVTSGAPLNCPPGAGAYSASKAALNTYTRTAAAENDDRDIKINLMSPGPCRTEMAPDAPLPPSACHSTAEYLLDLDAEGPTGEFFWLEHRVPLTPDLSGTEWEAGEPGPNLEPIDAQ, encoded by the coding sequence ATGTCCGACCCGGACCCCCTGCTTATCACTGGTGCAAGCAGTGGCATCGGCCGCTCGCTCGCGAAGCGGTTTGCGGGGGAGTACCATGTCATCGGCGTGGCCCGCCGTATCGAGCGCATGACAGACGAGTATGCAGACGAACCGTGGGTGACCCCGTACGAACTCGACCTCTCGGATGCGGCGGCGGTCAGCGAGACGCTTGCCGAACTGCAAGCGGAGTTCGGGACGATTTCGCATCTCATCAACAATGCCGGCGTGAACCGAGGGGACACCCTGCTCGACGCCGATGAGCGTGACCTCCGGCTGTCCATGGAGGTAAACGCCTTCGCTCCGGTACAGATTCTCCAGGCGCTCCTCCCGGGGATGCGTGAGAGGGATTTCGGCCGGGTCATCAACGTCACCTCCGGTGCTCCGCTGAACTGCCCACCGGGCGCTGGCGCCTACAGCGCCTCGAAGGCCGCGCTCAACACCTACACCCGGACGGCCGCGGCGGAGAACGACGACCGCGACATCAAGATTAACCTCATGAGCCCCGGTCCCTGTCGGACGGAGATGGCGCCGGACGCGCCGCTTCCCCCGTCGGCCTGTCACTCTACGGCCGAGTATCTCCTCGACCTAGACGCCGAAGGGCCAACCGGCGAGTTCTTCTGGCTCGAGCATCGGGTCCCGCTGACACCCGACCTCTCGGGCACCGAGTGGGAGGCCGGCGAACCCGGCCCGAACCTCGAGCCGATAGACGCTCAGTAG